One Theropithecus gelada isolate Dixy chromosome 3, Tgel_1.0, whole genome shotgun sequence genomic window carries:
- the CCL24 gene encoding C-C motif chemokine 24, with amino-acid sequence MAGPMTIITSLLFLGVCAHHIIPTGSVVIPSSCCMAFLSKRIPENRVVSYQLSNRSTCLNVGVIFTTKKGQQFCGDPKQAWVQRYMKNLDAKQKKASPRARAVGVKGPVQRYPGNQTTH; translated from the exons ATGGCAGGCCCAATGACCATCATAACCAGCCTTCTGTTCCTTGGTGTCTGTGCCCACCACATCATCCCTACGG GCTCTGTGGTCATCCCCTCTTCCTGCTGCATGGCATTTCTTTCCAAGAGAATTCCTGAGAACCGAGTGGTCAGCTACCAGTTGTCCAACAGGAGCACGTGCCTCAATGTGGGAGTGAT CTTCACCACCAAGAAGGGCCAGCAGTTCTGTGGCGACCCCAAGCAGGCGTGGGTCCAGAGGTACATGAAGAACCTGGATGCCAAGCAGAAGAAGGCTTCCCCTAGGGCCAGGGCAGTGGGTGTCAAGGGCCCCGTCCAGAGATATCCTGGCAACCAAACCACCCACTAA